Proteins encoded within one genomic window of Ovis aries strain OAR_USU_Benz2616 breed Rambouillet chromosome 1, ARS-UI_Ramb_v3.0, whole genome shotgun sequence:
- the LOC101105876 gene encoding LOW QUALITY PROTEIN: nmrA-like family domain-containing protein 1 (The sequence of the model RefSeq protein was modified relative to this genomic sequence to represent the inferred CDS: inserted 2 bases in 1 codon), whose product MTSKKIIAVFGATGAQGGSVARAMFEGKKYVVRALTXDVTRPKAQVLRDLGAKVVEGDLNDKASVEAALKGAYGAFLVTNFWDHFSKEKEVCQGKVVADVAKSQGLKHVVYSGLENVKRLTNGKLEVLHFDRKGEVEEYFWSIGVPMTSVRVAAYFENFLGPLKPVKASDGDYYTLALPMGDVPMDGISVADIGAAVCSIFNSPEEFVGKAVGLSAEVLTIQQDADVLSKSLGKEVRDAKITPEAYEKLEFPGAKEMADMGRFYQMKPDRDIKLTHRLNPKVKSFSQFISENQAALKSS is encoded by the exons ATGACCAGCAAGAAAATAATTGCAGTGTTTGGAGCAACAG GAGCTCAGGGCGGCTCTGTGGCCAGGGCCATGTTCGAGGGCAAAAAATATGTGGTGAGAGCGCTGAC CGATGTGACCCGCCCGAAGGCGCAGGTGCTCCGGGACCTTGGGGCCAAGGTGGTTGAAGGGGACCTGAATGACAAAGCATCGGTGGAGGCTGCCTTGAAAGGAGCTTATGGGGCCTTCCTGGTAACCAACTTCTGGGACCATTTcagcaaagagaaagaagtgtGTCAG GGAAAGGTGGTGGCTGATGTTGCCAAGAGCCAGGGTCTGAAGCACGTGGTGTACAGCGGCCTGGAGAACGTCAAGCGCCTGACAAATGGCAAGCTGGAGGTGCTGCACTTTGACAGGAAGGGAGAGGTGGAGGAGTATTTCTGGTCCATTGGCGTTCCCATGACCAGTGTCCGAGTGGCAGCttactttgaaaattttcttgGCCCATTGAAGCCAGTGAAGGCCTCTGATGGAGATTACTACACCCTGG caCTACCTATGGGGGATGTACCAATGGATGGTATCTCGGTTGCAGATATTGGAGCCGCTGTCTGCAGCATCTTTAATTCTCCAGAGGAGTTTGTGGGCAAGGCTGTGGGTCTCAGTGCAGAAGTGCTGACTATACAGCAGGATGCTGATGTTCTGTCCAAGAGTTTGGGGAAAGAAGTCCGAGACGCAAAG ATCACCCCAGAGGCTTACGAGAAGCTGGAATTTCCTGGAGCAAAGGAAATGGCCGACATGGGTCGTTTCTATCAAATGAAGCCAGACCGTGACATCAAGCTCACCCACCGACTGAATCCCAAAGTCAAAAGCTTCAGCCAGTTCATCTCAGAGAACCAGGCAGCCTTGAAGAGCTCCTAA